From the Thermodesulfobacteriota bacterium genome, one window contains:
- a CDS encoding MgtC/SapB family protein has protein sequence MEALSLPGSGFWIGVVVAIVCGAIVGYERQLKDKPVGARTSILICLGTQIFVDIGSAFTTPSADPTRVIGQVVTGIGFIGGGVILARRGIVVGVTTASTIWVLAAIGVVIGVGHYLTALMLSIVTVIILIGFDYIDKRILAGKAGKKSPDDE, from the coding sequence ATGGAAGCGCTTAGCTTGCCTGGTTCTGGGTTTTGGATCGGTGTTGTTGTAGCGATTGTCTGCGGTGCAATCGTGGGTTATGAGCGACAATTGAAGGATAAGCCTGTTGGGGCGCGCACGAGCATCTTGATTTGCCTTGGTACACAAATTTTTGTTGATATCGGATCTGCTTTTACTACTCCTAGCGCGGATCCTACACGTGTGATCGGTCAGGTTGTTACTGGGATTGGGTTTATTGGTGGAGGTGTTATCTTGGCACGCAGGGGGATAGTTGTTGGTGTAACCACTGCTTCGACAATATGGGTATTAGCAGCAATTGGTGTGGTAATAGGTGTTGGGCATTATTTAACCGCACTTATGTTATCAATTGTAACTGTTATAATACTTATCGGTTTCGATTATATTGATAAAAGAATTTTGGCTGGCAAAGCGGGGAAAAAATCGCCGGATGATGAATGA